From a region of the Helianthus annuus cultivar XRQ/B chromosome 5, HanXRQr2.0-SUNRISE, whole genome shotgun sequence genome:
- the LOC110942904 gene encoding aspartate and glycine-rich protein-like, with translation MGTLPKCNVCQFHHASQCRYRKCESCGKNGHSKETCWAGTGRGNGGQRGNGNGNGNCGGNGYGNRNQGGNNNQGGNENRGGSGNQAGNGNREANNNQGGTGNRQGCFSCRDVGHFKRDCPKNNQALGRVYNIGAREAR, from the coding sequence ATGGGCACCCTGCCTAAGTGTAATGTATGCCAGTTTCATCATGCCAGCCAGTGTAGGTATAGGAAATGTGAATCTTGTGGAAAGAATGGTCATTCGAAGGAAACGTGCTGGGCTGGTACTGGTCGTGGGAATGGTGGTCAAAGAGGCAATGGTAATGGCAATGGAAACTGTGGTGGAAACGGTTATGGGAACAGAAACCAAGGTGGAAACAATAATCAGGGAGGTAATGAAAATCGTGGTGGTTCTGGAAATCAAGCTGGTAACGGAAACCGTGAAGCAAACAACAATCAGGGCGGTACTGGAAACAGACAAGGTTGCTTTAGCTGTCGTGATGTTGGGCATTTTAAGCGAGATTGCCCAAAGAACAATCAAGCCCTAGGAAGAGTCTACAAcattggagctagggaagctcgCTAG